The Chelatococcus sp. HY11 genome includes a window with the following:
- a CDS encoding DUF1467 family protein, producing MIKEIRARMLEDYMPMSTITGTLALFFIIWWTTLFAILPFWVRSQAEGEEKDGIPAGTEPGAPQHPLLLRKILVNTAVSIVVFIVVTIVVNSVDL from the coding sequence GTGATCAAGGAGATCCGCGCCAGAATGTTGGAAGACTATATGCCGATGTCGACGATCACCGGAACGCTGGCGCTGTTCTTCATCATCTGGTGGACCACGCTCTTCGCGATCCTGCCGTTCTGGGTCCGCAGTCAGGCTGAAGGTGAGGAGAAAGATGGGATACCGGCCGGGACCGAGCCTGGCGCGCCGCAACATCCCCTGCTCCTTCGCAAGATCCTGGTCAATACGGCGGTATCGATTGTGGTATTTATCGTCGTGACCATCGTCGTTAACAGCGTCGACCTGTAA